The genomic DNA GGCATCATTCCTGTCAACCTTGTTGTCTTCTCCTGTTCTCTGAATGGAGGTTGCAGACCTCCCAATGAAAAATGCTTCATTATTTCCAAAAAAGATGTTTTCCTCCATTTCTCCATTCATCTGTAGATTCTTCATTTCTAAAGGTACACCATCAACTTTGATTGGTTCTTCATCATAGCCTATTAATTCTGGTTCTTTTTTTGTGGCAGTACGCAAAATCTCCTCCAGTGATTTGCTCTTATGCTTGTATCCATAATTCTGCATAAAAGTGCTTTCATTATTGCCACCATTAAGTTGGCCTTGGCATGCCTTCTAAGTAATAAAATAGATCAAAAGTATGAGAAACTATGGTGCTAGAGAAACACGCATTTTCCATTTCATAACATATTGCCAAAACAAATATACCTTCAGTTTAGAAAGTGTATCTTGTGCAGCCAACTTTCTAGCGTGTTTTGAATTCTGGTTTGCTGCTGTACAACTTATCATCTTGCCGTTTACGTTAACTTCCACTTTGACATGGAACTCTCCATCAGCCTTAATAGGTTTGGGAAGGCCTAAGTCAAAACCATTACATTGACAAAGTTCACGGAGTTCTCTCAGAGGATTTATGTGCATGTCACAGAAGCTCAATATTGGCTTTAGAAGCATTAGCATTAGCTTCCAAGCATGGTTCAGGTTGAAGCCGGAATCTAAAAGCACTGCACCAACACAAGATTCAACAATATCACCAAGAACCTGCATGGTTACAACAAAAAAGAATACAAGCATTGAGGACAAACAAAACACTATGTTCTCTTCCTATAAATTATGTGATCCATTAAGAAAATCTATTTTCAAAAACAGTTGCTAAGATATTAGATGAGCTGGACAGAGTTACAATACTAAAGGATTCCAAATACATGCAATTGATTCACCTCTGTTTATCTTATAATAGCTATACACATCTTTGAATCTGAATAATTCAAGAAGCACTATCTTTCAGCAGTAATTATTTATTACTTTTATTTCAACTCAAGGCAAAGAAAAAGGGTTATGAAGAAGTGTAGACAAAATACATTCTTCAGAGAAAGGGTTCATCCACAAATTATATAGAAAGATAACTAAAGGCTTCGCAGCAAAGAGAAAACAATCAAGAAAAATGTGTACCTTTGGACATGCTGGTTCTTCTGACAAATCTTTCTCTGAATTGGAAAGATTAAAATAATTCTCAAATTTATTTACCGCTGCCATAAGATATTTAGAATCCTTTATAAGATACTTATGCATAGATTTCTTAATTGCTACATAAGCAAATGAAGTGTTATTGACAGCTAATGATTTCAGATCTGTTATTTGACCAGGCTTGAGATCTGGGTAAGCAGAGTAGAGGTATGAGACCATCAAATATTCCAAAACAGCATCTCCAAGGAACTCCATCCTCTGATTAGAATGCAAAGAATATGTTAGTGAGCAGATTCTTCACTATCAGAATTGTTTGCTAACAATGAgacaaaaagggaaaagggaagGTCAGACCTGGTAGCATCCTCCAGAATGTTTATTGAATGAAGGGTGTACAAATGCTTGGAGAAGTAAACCCTTGTGCTTGAATTTGTAACCTATCAATTCTTCAAGCTCAGAAATGTTGATGTAATCCATGAGAGACAAATTGGCCGAGCTTGCGTCTAATACTCTATAGAGAGCATCATCTTTAAAATCAACATTTATTCCCATCCAATttaggaatgcaaatgcagCTTTGAATCCACTCTCAACAATAAATGCTCCAAGAAGTGACTCAACAACATCTGCAATCGTCTTTCTATGCAACCAATGATGTGACTTTGTACACCTCAAGTTACAGTTGTCTCGCTTATCTGGGTCGATATTCTTCGGGTGTAAACTCGCTTCTGTTTCAGGATTGCAAACCACCTTACATGGCCTTCCCAGTGCATAGAACTGAGTAGGTTCAAACTGTTGATCCCGTATGTATACCTAAAGTTTGCAAAAAAGATGCTTTAGATTTTGTGTAGCACAGTGCAGAGTTTCTTGGTAAAACTTTATAGAAAACTTAAATTATTTTCACCTACAGTGgtaaaacacacacacacacacacacacacacacacacacacacacacacacacaaaagacAGGAGCTCTGATTTTCTACTTAAACATAATGCACTTCAAAGCTAAGTTGCACAAGGGCTGAATCGAGGATGGGTCACCAATATAAAGGGGGCTTTGAGCTTTTGACGGTACAAGCAATTGTTGATTATCTCCATATTTGGGATTTGATGATGTCACTCTTCAACAAGTACAGAATCAGCATGTTTGGAAGCTCACTGAATCTGAGATCTAATCCTGCAAGTCAGCCTATAATACTTTGTTCATTGGTAGTATCAGGTTTTCCCCTTGAAACGGATTTAGAAATTGTGGGCACCGCTGCACTGTAATTTTTCATGTGGTTGGCAATTATCAACTGATGCTGGACAGCTGATAGACTAGCTAAACACCCACTGTCCGCTGTGTGATCAGGCTGCTGGGTCAATGCAGcacctcctggtttcttgtgtGGTCTCGAGGCAAGTCTGGTTCAGTACTCTCCACCAACAGGTTGGCTTGCACCTGGTGGCGCTATAGGCAGACGCAATCAGGCTTTCCCCTTTGTGGAGTCAAGCACTTAAACAGGTTGACAAGCAACTTAAAAGGGGGATTTAGTTCCCTCATTATTCTGGTTGCTTGGTAATTATGGAATCACTGCAACGGGTCCATCTTTAATGGTGCCTCTCTACATGCGAACAGGGTCGGTGCTTATTTTGCGGGGTGCTGCTGGGGCAAAAGAGTTCCGGCGGCTGTTAATACGATAGAGAAAGTGCTTTAAGgccttttgtttgtttgttttcctTCTCAATCAGTAGCACGTATGCTCTAACTTGTTTTCCGTGGGATGTCTGGTATTATTTATATTATTCTTCTATAGTAAAATGATATGCAGCTATCTTGCATGTTCAAGGAAAAAAGGTGTATATTGCATTGATGTAGGATGTGATAGGAATAAAATGCAACATTAAGTCCCAAGTCACAAGGTGAATTTGTTTATAAAGTCTTGAACGGGACAAAAATCATGATTCAAACTTTTGCCCTCTGGCGCTTGAGGTTCTACTTCAACCTTTGTCAGCAGCACAAGGATGAGTACATCGGATCTGTTCTATAGTAAGATAAGATGAAATAACTACTTAGCATAAAGTAATATTGGAATCAGTAATACAATCAACTCACCtgcaaatttcttctaattgaTAACTCATATAAATTTGAATTATTCACTATATCAGAACGTCTCCTGGTCAACTGATCTTCATCAAGTCCTTCATATGAAATAAAGTTATGGCGCCCAACTACATACTTCAAGAAAGCATCACCTAGGACTTCAAATCGCTCCAACGAGATCCTCTCCAAACACCTTTCAGTAGTCAGCGCTTCAAGGATCTGTAATGAATTTGTCATAAATCACAATTACTTCCAGCATAAATAGCAAAATCAAACTAGAAGTTTCATCATCAACAGTGCAAAAGTAAGCATGACTTACACCAGAAGCACTAATTTGAGAAGCCTCTGGGAAATAAGATAACATGACATCCTTCAACTCGAGAGCCACCAACAAATTCTCCAAGTGACACATTAAAGACGGTAGCAAGGACAAAGAACTACCCATATCTTTTGAGAACCCAGTTATCTTCAAAGAGCATAGCTCTGGAGGTAACTCCACGAAGTGCTCCATCAATTCACGGCCCTCGGATTCTTATATGAAatagaaaaggggaaaaactTAATATCAAAAGTACTGTAACAGCCTACCAGGTTCAGAACAATCAAAGAATCACAATACGGTAGTAACATATTCTAAGTAGGAACAAGTAATGGCTTGGGTACACAACAGTCATCTCATTGCTTGAAAGTCATCACAGCAGGAAGAAATACCAGATCAAATACATTCGCTTACAGTTCATGAATCTGATTGAAATTCACAAGcagtttgaaaattttgaaagaaaaataaaataagataaaTGGTTGAAGGGACTTTTTCCAATATACGTATAACTCTACATGAGCCATCCATGAGTTGACAATCAAATGGATGGGATCTTTTGATACCAAGACTTGCTCAATGACCTGTCAGTGGCAATACCAAATTTGGCTGGTTCCAACACTGAGAACCATAAAGTAATCATGTCATCGTTTAATCTTAGATTTGAGAGGAAAACCCTATTAGGCTCAGACTGCAGAAGTGGCCATATAACAGCCGTTAATATACTTCTGGCCGCCTGGCAACTGAATATTATATTATGCTGGACTGCTGATCGTCTTGCCCACTGGTGACTGCCTCACCCTCCGTGACACCCACTTTGTGATCAGGCGGAAGAGACTATCACACCTTCTCGTTGACTGCGTCTTCACCAGACAGTTGTTGGTGGAGGTTTTGCAGCCAGTTGCATTACTGCACACAGCACCAACGAGCCAAAGCTCAATCTCCTTTCAGTCCTTTCAGAACTGGTGGCATGAGGCAACAGTCCTAGTGGTGAGCCAGCAGGGCAAGGGTTTTCACTCCCTGATCAGGTTGGTAGCTTGGCTTCTCCGAAGCATCACAATGAGTGTTTTTTGAGGCTAGAGTTCCTCAGGTCATTCTCAGGATCCATGAAGAATCCACACTATGGCGTTCTGCTGGAGCTAGCAGGCTCGTTATTAGGTCATCTTTGATTCCTTAAACCGGTGTGTATGCATGTCCTTTTTTAGACTTGTTATGCGTACTtcttctagttttttttttgtgttctcACAATAATATTATGTGGAGGGTGATCATCAAATACATAGATAATCCATGCGAAACATTGCGCTAAAAGTATCAGAGGTGTTAAAGAAATCATGGCCACATATGACACAAATGTGCTTAAATTGCAGACTGTGGTCACTAATATTTCACCTTTGGACAAGTTGATCACGAGTACTGTGGTCAAACAGCGATGATATCAAGCAATAGTGACTTGTCTTCAAAGAACAATAGACTAACCTGTGCTCTCTTGTTGTCGGTTATGCAGCAGATTGCGTAGATTGAAGAGTTGTTTTGCTCTCAAAAATGGCTGTTCAGGATGGGATAGCTCGATATCAAACCTGGTTTCAATAAGGTGTAAAGTTATGAAGCAATTGAACAGATGCATCGCTTTATTTTGGTGGGACAGATTATAATGAGGCAGAAGTAAAGATACATGACTAGTATAAGATAAAGGTAAATACTGAATACTATGAATGATACAATTCTAGATATATGGATAAATAAATCCACACATACATTTCTACTTTACTTCTGAAATGGTACACATAGCTTGAAATTTTAGAGCTTAGTGATGTATATTTGCCCTGATGGCTGCTCAATATGGTATacaaatatttttctatattttgctatatttgtaaaaaaaaaataaaagaatgctAAGAATGGGCATGCAAGAAACTTATTACCTTTCCTCAAAATGTGCTGCATAAGTTGCACCGTTGAATTCACTTTTACCATTTATTTCATCCAGAATGTCATCAACGAAGAAAAACAGGTTGTTGTGGGGAGTGAAGACCAAACTGCCAATCACATCAGCTTTACTGTATGTTCCGTCAAGAAGCTTCAAAGACTCATTTGGCAAATATGAGTCATGCAGAGATAAACTCGTTGGATCTTGAAATACAGGTGATGATAAGCACCGCTTTACTGCTGGCCAATCAATAATAAATTTATCACCATAGAATTTCTGTTTGATGGGAAGCAACAGGTAAAATGTTGAATCCATTTGAAACGCAGTATCATTCCCCAACATAACATAAGATGAAGTGAACTCAGATCTGTCCAAGAGAACTTTCAAAAACATTTCTTGGAAATTGTGTGCGAGCATCATCTGGAAAACAAAACAATGGAGACATGTCAAGTAACATATCATGAAAAACTATGTATCATTTGAACAGATGAGCAAGACAGTGCCTCCTCTTTGTTAAAAGTAATCATTCCCAAATATTTAATTCCTGCTTTCACAATCCTCGCACGTGCAAGATGCAATTCAACATCCAACTTTTCAGCTTCCTTTGGAAGGGCATCGATCACAAAAAGACCAAACATCTGATATCGTCTATCTGCTGGTTTGGGAATAAATTCTATGTAGTAGAAATGCAAGTTCAACAAACAGTCCAGTTTGTATCTTGAAGATCTCAGAACTGCAGGAACCAACATCTCATGAAGTTCTTCCCTAAAACTTTCATCTGAAACATGGAAAAAGGGGTTAAGCCAATTTACCAATGTTTCCCACATTATATTCTGAATAATGAACCATGACCATACCCTCAGCTTTGTTGCTTTCTAATATATCTGTTGTTGATACCTTAGTCTTTCTAGAGCCTTGGCCCGGCAGAAGAAAATCTGTCAAAGCACCCAGTTCGTGAAGTCTTATGCATGCTTTCAAGCATGCATCTCTCTTAGCTTCATCTTTTGATGGACAGGGTTGACTGT from Setaria italica strain Yugu1 chromosome VII, Setaria_italica_v2.0, whole genome shotgun sequence includes the following:
- the LOC101767266 gene encoding endoribonuclease Dicer homolog 4 isoform X1, whose amino-acid sequence is MGEGEDEASSSAAAASAAAGGPKDPRNIARKYQLDLCKRAVEENIIVYLGTGCGKTHIAVLLMNELGHLIRKPSREVCVFLAPTIPLVRQQATVIADSTNFKVQCYHGSGKNLRDHQAWEKEMAEYEVLVMIPQILLRNLRHCFIKMDSIVLLVFDECHHAQAQKRHPYAQIMKEFYNNVDKPPRVFGMTASPIIGKGGSNKLTYTKCINSLEELLNAKVCSIDNVELESVVASPDIEVYFYGPVGHSNLTATYSKGLDGYKLQSECMLRESLCNFKESQKKLKTLWRLHENLIFCLQEVGLFGALQAARTFLSSGGGSLDRKGFDINDNHASFVQHYLHKAISLLSCDILDGADADSVDLETLEEPLFSKKFAVLIDVLSRYRLEENMKCIVFVKRIIVARVISHILQNLKCLDFWKCECLVGCHSGLKNMSRNKMGSIIEKFSSGEVNLLVATSVGEEGLDIQTCCLVVRFDLPETVSSFIQSRGRARMSKSKYIFLLERGNQSQEKLLGDYITGESIMDKEVNLRTSNDMFDSLEENIYRVNNTGASISTACSVSLLHCYCDNLPRDRFFFPSPSFFYVDDVEGIVCRLILPPNAAFRQVNSQPCPSKDEAKRDACLKACIRLHELGALTDFLLPGQGSRKTKVSTTDILESNKAEDESFREELHEMLVPAVLRSSRYKLDCLLNLHFYYIEFIPKPADRRYQMFGLFVIDALPKEAEKLDVELHLARARIVKAGIKYLGMITFNKEEMMLAHNFQEMFLKVLLDRSEFTSSYVMLGNDTAFQMDSTFYLLLPIKQKFYGDKFIIDWPAVKRCLSSPVFQDPTSLSLHDSYLPNESLKLLDGTYSKADVIGSLVFTPHNNLFFFVDDILDEINGKSEFNGATYAAHFEERFDIELSHPEQPFLRAKQLFNLRNLLHNRQQESTESEGRELMEHFVELPPELCSLKITGFSKDMGSSLSLLPSLMCHLENLLVALELKDVMLSYFPEASQISASGILEALTTERCLERISLERFEVLGDAFLKYVVGRHNFISYEGLDEDQLTRRRSDIVNNSNLYELSIRRNLQVYIRDQQFEPTQFYALGRPCKVVCNPETEASLHPKNIDPDKRDNCNLRCTKSHHWLHRKTIADVVESLLGAFIVESGFKAAFAFLNWMGINVDFKDDALYRVLDASSANLSLMDYINISELEELIGYKFKHKGLLLQAFVHPSFNKHSGGCYQRMEFLGDAVLEYLMVSYLYSAYPDLKPGQITDLKSLAVNNTSFAYVAIKKSMHKYLIKDSKYLMAAVNKFENYFNLSNSEKDLSEEPACPKVLGDIVESCVGAVLLDSGFNLNHAWKLMLMLLKPILSFCDMHINPLRELRELCQCNGFDLGLPKPIKADGEFHVKVEVNVNGKMISCTAANQNSKHARKLAAQDTLSKLKNYGYKHKSKSLEEILRTATKKEPELIGYDEEPIKVDGVPLEMKNLQMNGEMEENIFFGNNEAFFIGRSATSIQRTGEDNKVDRNDANNGRINKSNVVTQNGCLPRGEAAKINKKEYHGDMVHKTARSFLYELCAANYWKPPEFELCKDEGPSHLRKFTCKVLVQIMGPSATLLECYSDPKLQKKAAQEHAAQGALWCLKQLGYLPKDETHV
- the LOC101767266 gene encoding endoribonuclease Dicer homolog 4 isoform X2; amino-acid sequence: MQAARTFLSSGGGSLDRKGFDINDNHASFVQHYLHKAISLLSCDILDGADADSVDLETLEEPLFSKKFAVLIDVLSRYRLEENMKCIVFVKRIIVARVISHILQNLKCLDFWKCECLVGCHSGLKNMSRNKMGSIIEKFSSGEVNLLVATSVGEEGLDIQTCCLVVRFDLPETVSSFIQSRGRARMSKSKYIFLLERGNQSQEKLLGDYITGESIMDKEVNLRTSNDMFDSLEENIYRVNNTGASISTACSVSLLHCYCDNLPRDRFFFPSPSFFYVDDVEGIVCRLILPPNAAFRQVNSQPCPSKDEAKRDACLKACIRLHELGALTDFLLPGQGSRKTKVSTTDILESNKAEDESFREELHEMLVPAVLRSSRYKLDCLLNLHFYYIEFIPKPADRRYQMFGLFVIDALPKEAEKLDVELHLARARIVKAGIKYLGMITFNKEEMMLAHNFQEMFLKVLLDRSEFTSSYVMLGNDTAFQMDSTFYLLLPIKQKFYGDKFIIDWPAVKRCLSSPVFQDPTSLSLHDSYLPNESLKLLDGTYSKADVIGSLVFTPHNNLFFFVDDILDEINGKSEFNGATYAAHFEERFDIELSHPEQPFLRAKQLFNLRNLLHNRQQESTESEGRELMEHFVELPPELCSLKITGFSKDMGSSLSLLPSLMCHLENLLVALELKDVMLSYFPEASQISASGILEALTTERCLERISLERFEVLGDAFLKYVVGRHNFISYEGLDEDQLTRRRSDIVNNSNLYELSIRRNLQVYIRDQQFEPTQFYALGRPCKVVCNPETEASLHPKNIDPDKRDNCNLRCTKSHHWLHRKTIADVVESLLGAFIVESGFKAAFAFLNWMGINVDFKDDALYRVLDASSANLSLMDYINISELEELIGYKFKHKGLLLQAFVHPSFNKHSGGCYQRMEFLGDAVLEYLMVSYLYSAYPDLKPGQITDLKSLAVNNTSFAYVAIKKSMHKYLIKDSKYLMAAVNKFENYFNLSNSEKDLSEEPACPKVLGDIVESCVGAVLLDSGFNLNHAWKLMLMLLKPILSFCDMHINPLRELRELCQCNGFDLGLPKPIKADGEFHVKVEVNVNGKMISCTAANQNSKHARKLAAQDTLSKLKNYGYKHKSKSLEEILRTATKKEPELIGYDEEPIKVDGVPLEMKNLQMNGEMEENIFFGNNEAFFIGRSATSIQRTGEDNKVDRNDANNGRINKSNVVTQNGCLPRGEAAKINKKEYHGDMVHKTARSFLYELCAANYWKPPEFELCKDEGPSHLRKFTCKVLVQIMGPSATLLECYSDPKLQKKAAQEHAAQGALWCLKQLGYLPKDETHV